In the Limanda limanda chromosome 1, fLimLim1.1, whole genome shotgun sequence genome, one interval contains:
- the bik gene encoding bcl-2-interacting killer, whose product MVKQSRQPSPVVPLQAGPGEGDTGGLLDVNLRIGDGTSRAFARQLAAIGDQMDREWTSRRRNRLPPPLRMLRPAQVLTRTVYRDFHNQLWGFHGLSAAVKAWILSTAPGQGLFRAEAWTTWVSSFKPITSIDWTRGALVTVALVAAVTLLGALWMEWKD is encoded by the exons atggtgAAACAAAGCAGACAGCCCAGTCCAGTCGTCCCGCTCCAGGCTGGACCTGGTGAGGGGGACACTGGCGGCCTGTTGGACGTTAACCTCAG AATCGGTGACGGGACATCTCGTGCCTTCGCCCGCCAACTGGCTGCCATCGGGGACCAGATGGACCGGGAGTGGACCAGCAGGCGGCGAAACCGGCTCCCACCTCCTCTACGCATGCTGAGACCTGCTCAGGTGCTGACCAGGACCGTGTAtcg GGATTTCCACAACCAGTTATGGGGCTTCCACGgcctctctgctgcagtgaagGCCTGGATACTGAGCACTGCGCCTGGGCAGGGTctcttcagagctgaggcctgGACAACCTGG GTTTCCAGTTTTAAACCAATAACCAGCATTGATTGGACCAGAGGAGCCCTGGTGACTGTGGCACTGGTGGCTGCAGTGACCCTCCTCGGTGCCTTATGGATGGAGTGGAAAGATTAA
- the mcat gene encoding malonyl-CoA-acyl carrier protein transacylase, mitochondrial, which translates to MLNPVLGSMSAASRGKRLGSLLSLSRRLAHNQGGSPDPPPETSAPLPDREPERSWKRRKDPSGRSVFLFPGQGSQFVGMARGLLKYPNVKEMFEAAEKILGYDLLSLCLQGPEEELRKTVHCQPAVFVTSLAAVERLNRENPMAVETCVAAAGFSVGEFAALVFSGAINFTEALYAVKVRAEAMQKASERIPSGMLSVIGRNQAQYKYACLQAKEHCKSLGLEEPVCSVANYLFPDGRVIAGHQQALDFLQQNSRRLQFMRTTPLPVSGAFHTELMASAAEPLREVLRQVEVRRPEISVYSNVDGKRYMNESHVRRQLVKQLVSPVKWEQTLHEIYERTQGERFPQTYEVGPGKQLGATLQRCNMKAFKTYTNVQVTTYED; encoded by the exons ATGTTGAACCCGGTGCTCGGCAGCATGTCGGCCGCCTCCAGGGGGAAGAGGCTCGGGTCTCTGCTGTCCCTCAGCAGGAGACTGGCCCACAACCAGGGGGGATCCCCGGACCCCCCGCCGGAAACCTCCGCTCCTCTACCGGACCGAGAGCCGGAGCGGAGCTGGAAGCGCCGCAAGGACCCCAGCGGCCGCTCGGTGTTCCTCTTCCCCGGGCAGGGCAGCCAGTTCGTGGGCATGGCCCGGGGTCTCCTGAAGTACCCCAACGTGAAGGAGATGTTCGAGGCCGCGGAGAAGATCCTCGGCTACGACCTGCTGTCCCTGTGCCTGCAGGGCCccgaggaggagctgaggaagacgGTGCACTGCCAGCCCGCAGTGTTCGTCACCTCCCTGGCTGCCGTGGAGAGACTCAACCGGGAAAACCCAATG GCTGTTGAGACGTGCGTTGCCGCTGCAGGTTTCAGCGTTGGAGAATTTGCTGCTCTGGTTTTTTCCGGTGCCATAAACTTCACAGAAG CCCTGTATGCGGTGAAGGTGCGGGCCGAGGCCATGCAGAAGGCCTCAGAGCGGATTCCCAGCGGGATGCTGTCAGTCATCGGACGAAATCAGGCTCAGTATAAATACGCATGTCTGCAAGCTAAAGAGCACTGCAAGAGTCTGGGGCTGGAGGAGCCGGTGTGCTCTGTGGCCAACTACCTGTTCCCTGACGGCAGAGTCATCGCGGGACATCAACAG GCTCTGGATTTCCTGCAGCAGAACTCGAGACGTCTCCAGTTCATGAGAACCACGCCTCTCCCGGTCAGCGGAGCGtttcacacagagctgatggcCTCGGCTGCTGAGCCCCTCCGAGAGGTTCtcagacaggtggag gtgcGGCGTCCCGAGATCAGCGTGTACTCCAACGTCGACGGCAAGCGCTACATGAACGAGAGCCACGTGCGGCGGCAGCTGGTGAAGCAACTGGTGTCGCCCGTGAAGTGGGAGCAGACCCTGCACGAGATCTACGAGAGGACGCAGGGGGAGCGTTTCCCTCAAACCTACGAGGTTGGCCCAGGGAAGCAGCTGGGCGCCACGCTTCAGAGATGCAACATGAAGGCGTTCAAAACGTACACGAATGTGCAAGTCACCACGTATGAAGACTGA
- the def6c gene encoding differentially expressed in FDCP 6 homolog produces the protein MDLKSELLKSIWYAFTSLDVEKCGKVSKSQLKVLSHNLYTVLNIPHDPVALEEHFQDDDDGPVSNHGYMPYLNKYILDKVKEGMFDKEKFDDLCWMMTMKKNFRGIPQGALLSERDCFKLFCLFNLLSEDRYPLVMIPEEVEYLLKKISTAMSEEWDGKLLEDLISQDATLLEEGMSVWTFLERMIAGQLLRVTSAEAFSLALHEVFLEMYHNVLKRGYMWKKGHVRRNWTERWFVLKPFSMAYYVSEDMKDRRGEIQLDKSCIIETLADREGKRCLFCVKTHNKTFEMSASDQRKKVEWTQAIQTALRLQGEGKFSLHHELKLKRRVQREHSQRERSRSARSSCSSQSDDSNIQEMERMEKEKDKQDLEIESIIQHARELESKRREAEEKERRRQREVQMELERQLKEAEMLRDSMQAEMHEKEKEAEQQKKRILELELTQQKLEAALNVEIQARLEEEKVRQELERLLEAEEEKKRQCQLLQEQQRAQQDVSPIEEASDVRTEVETPSALYSASQELQDLQASRQRSHQRLEEVQEKLRNATQHVRHWNVQLNRLMTPIAPGECLGQRLSSKPVCPKKEGALASNEFITKLKKRSDQMEQIDHMTEDDRTLEDYMEAAHLSDGPEESQGKPNGQM, from the exons ATGGACCTAAAATCCGAGCTCCTCAAGTCCATCTGGTACGCGTTCACGTCGCTGGACGTGGAGAAGTGTGGCAAAGTGTCCAAGTCCCAGCTGAAG gtgCTTTCACACAACCTGTACACTGTGCTGAACATCCCACACGACCctgtggctctggaggagcACTTCCAGGACGATGACGATGGGCCAGTGTCCAATCATGGCTACATGCCCTACCTCAACAAATATATACTGGACAAG GTCAAAGAGGGGATGTTCGACAAGGAGAAGTTTGACGACCTGTGCTGGATGATGACCATGAAGAAGAACTTCAGGGGGATACCACAGGGGGCGCTGCTATCGGAGAGAGACTGTTTCAAGCTCTTCTGTCTATTCAACCTCTTGTCCGAGGACCGCTACCCACTGGTGATGATCCCAGAGGAG GTGGAGTATCTCCTCAAGAAAATCTCCACGGCGATGAGCGAGGAGTGGGACGGGAAGCTGCTGGAGGACTTGATATCCCAGGACGCCACGCTGCTGGAGGAGGGCATGTCTGTGTGGACGTTCCTGGAGCGGATGATTGCGGGCCAGCTGCTGAGGGTCACCAGTGCCGAGGCCTTTAGTCTGGCTCTGCACGAGGTCTTTCTGGAGATGTATCACAACGTCCTGAAGAGG GGATATATGTGGAAAAAGGGGCACGTGCGTCGGAACTGGACGGAGCGTTGGTTTGTGCTGAAGCCGTTCTCCATGGCGTACTACGTCAGCGAGGACATgaaagacaggagaggagaaatCCAGCTGGATAAAAGCTGTATCATAGAG ACTCTTGCAGACAGGGAGGGGAAACGCTGTTTGTTCTGTGTGAAAACccacaataaaacttttgaGATGAGTGCGTCCGACCAGAGGAAGAAAGTGGAGTGGACTCAGG CCATTCAGACAGCCCTCCGTCTCCAGGGCGAGGGCAAGTTCTCCCTTCACCACGAGCTCAAGCTGAAGCGACGGGTCCAGCGGGAGCACAGCCAGCGGGAGCGCAGCCGGAGCgcccgcagcagctgcagcagccaatCGGACGACTCCAACATCCAGGAGATGGAGcggatggagaaagagaaggacaaaCAGGATCTGGAGATTGAAAGCATCATCCAG CATGCACGGGAACTGGAGAGCAAGCGAAGGGAggcggaggagaaggaaaggaggagacagagggaggtgcAGATGGAGCTGGAGAGGCAACTGAAAGAGGCTgagatg tTGAGAGACAGCATGCAGGCGGAGATGCACGAGAAGGAAAAGGAGGctgagcagcagaagaagaggattcTGGAGCTGGAGTTGACGCAGCAGAAATTGGAGGCAGCGCTCAATGTGGAGATCCAGGctcggctggaggaggagaaggtccgacaggagctggagag gttgctggaggctgaggaggaaaagaagaggcagtgccagctcctgcaggagcagcagagggcgcAGCAGGACGTCAGCCCCATAGAGGAGGCCTCCGACGTGAGGACGGAGGTGGAGACCCCCTCGGCCCTTTACTCAGCCTCGCAGGAGCTCCAGGATCTGCAGGCGTCTCGCCAGAGGAGCCACCAGCGCCTCGAG GAGGTTCAGGAGAAGCTGAGGAACGCCACTCAACATGTGCGGCACTGGAACGTCCAGCTGAACCGCCTGATGACGCCCATCGCTCCTGGAG agTGTTTGGGACAACGCCTGTCGTCCAAACCAGTGTGTCCCAAAAAGGAAGGAGCGCTGGCGAGTAACGAGTTCATCACTAAACTCAAGAAACGATCAGATCAGATGGAACAGATCGATCACATGACAGAGGACGACCGGACGCTGGAGGATTACATGGAGGCCGCCCACCTGTCGGACGGACCCGAGGAATCACAAGGAAAACCCAACGGACAAATGTGA
- the LOC133013895 gene encoding tetraspanin-7-like, translated as MSSAQPYDSLSARPSPSRRALDWERDQLAVRRLSCPQGLDLLTPPPLPRRPSAIPGYLLSPYQEQEEQSHHQQQRLSLSMCSEASLGPPAPPPVGTPPPCCRPVGVMHLLRLGLLAFSCLFWAAGLALFTLGVWAQISLADFMLLSTNRYPNAPIILLSTGAAVTTWGFLGCLGVAANLPCVLRAYGFFQLAALIAGLAAGLSGLFYREDIAGGFRSGLQQAVAGYTEDEGRADALDSLQRALECCGAEGWRDWLTSDWASQHMTFLANENSSSLSLPDSCCARRKGCKNRPLLSDDNDEVVAAGIHPHGCFRKVFSLVNDNVFHIAATVLGLAFTQIGGIALACLLANKLAPRQHRRVVAH; from the coding sequence ATGAGCTCTGCACAGCCGTACGACTCGCTGTCAGCCCGGCCGAGTCCCAGCAGACGAGCTTTGGACTGGGAGCGTGACCAGTTAGCGGTGCGAAGACTGTCCTGCCCACAGGGTCTCGACCtactcactcctcctcctcttcctcgtcgaCCCTCGGCCATCCCCGGCTACCTGCTGTCCCCCTAccaagagcaggaggagcagtcccaccaccagcagcagcgaCTATCCTTGTCTATGTGCTCAGAGGCCTCCCTGGGTCCCCCTGCACCTCCACCTGTGGGAACTCCCCCGCCCTGCTGCCGCCCAGTGGGAGTCATGCACCTCCTGCGCCTGGGACTCCTCGCTTTCAGCTGCCTTTTCTGGGCAGCCGGCTTGGCCCTCTTCACCCTGGGTGTTTGGGCTCAGATTTCCCTGGCAGACTTCATGCTGTTGTCGACCAATCGCTACCCCAACGCCCCGATCATCCTCCTGTCCACAGGGGCTGCCGTCACCACTTGGGGCTTTTTAGGTTGTCTGGGGGTGGCTGCAAACCTGCCCTGCGTGCTGAGGGCGTATGGGTTCTTTCAACTTGCTGCACTTATAGCCGGTTTGGCTGCTGGACTCTCGGGCCTCTTCTACCGTGAAGATATTGCTGGAGGATTTCGCAGCGGCTTACAGCAAGCGGTGGCCGGCTACACAGAGGATGAGGGCCGTGCCGATGCTCTAGACAGCCTTCAGAGGGCCCTGGAGTGCTGTGGAGCTGAGGGTTGGCGTGACTGGCTCACTTCAGATTGGGCTTCCCAACATATGACCTTCCTGGCTAATGAGAACAGTTCCTCGTTGTCCCTGCCGGACAGCTGCTGTGCCAGGCGCAAGGGTTGCAAGAATCGTCCTCTTCTGTCAGATGATAACGACGAAGTAGTTGCTGCAGGAATCCATCCACACGGCTGCTTCCGTAAAGTCTTCAGTCTGGTCAACGACAACGTCTTCCACATTGCTGCCACTGTGTTGGGATTAGCCTTCACCCAGATTGGAGGCATTGCCCTGGCTTGTCTGCTTGCCAACAAACTAGCACCAAGACAGCATCGTCGTGTGGTGGCACATTAA
- the washc3 gene encoding WASH complex subunit 3: MDEDGLPIVGSGVDLTKVPAIQQRRIVAYLNQFVVHTVRFLNRFSTVCEEKLANISLRIQQIETTLSILEAKLSSIPGLEDVTIEGIGQQQPQQQPTAQANGPTAATQSQATAPPAETLPPPQPTQTVQEAAPTQKPVAEAAAENVLTVAKDPRYARYLKMVQVGVPVMAIRNKMVLEGLDSSLLDTPDAPVPDGGARSADDPDVAATSSDSESSFSD; encoded by the exons ATGGACGAGGACGGGCTTCCGATCGTGGGCTCCGGAGTGGATCTGACCAAG GTTCCTGCCATCCAACAGAGAAGAATCGTTGCCTACCTGAATCAGTTTGTTGTGCATACGGTTCGATTCCTGAACCGCTTCTCCACAGTGTGCGAAGAG AAACTTGCAAACATATCTCTTCGCATCCAGCAGATTGAAACCACTCTGTCTATTTTGGAAGCCAAG CTGTCCTCCATTCCTGGACTGGAGGACGTCACAATCGAGGGAATCGgtcagcagcagccgcagcagcagccaacTGCACAGGCTAACGGGCCGACTGCTGCCACTCAGAGCCAAGCCACTGCTCCACCGGCAGAGACGCTGCCACCCCCACAG CCCACTCAGACGGTGCAAGAAGCTGCTCCGACGCAGAAACCGGTtgcagaagcagctgcagaaaatGTCCTGACGGTGGCCAAGGACCCACGTTACGCCCGATACCTGAAAATGGTTCAAGTG GGTGTTCCAGTTATGGCCATAAGGAACAAAATGGTCCTGGAGGGTTTAGATTCCAGCTTGCTTGA CACGCCGGACGCCCCGGTTCCCGACGGAGGAGCGAGGAGCGCCGATGATCCGGATGTTGCCGCTACAAGCTCCGACAGCGAATCATCTTTCAGCGACTGA
- the dram1 gene encoding DNA damage-regulated autophagy modulator protein 1, translating into MFWFTQGLCFLPVFLVVWSSSTFIISYLIAIFRGDVDLIFPYISDTGAKPPESCIFGLMTFISACAGISTIYARYKFVEKLGEQTGAKRTCLNRCALVGGMLSCLSMCIVATFQETAVTVVHDIGALLFFISGVVYIILQSVISYQTYPFGSSSSLYRVRSGIALLAALAFFPAVICASFVKQSTLIRDRDAEDYPFYLASAVCEWVVAFSFILFFLTYIDDFKVFTLNVKTELEESS; encoded by the exons ATGTTTTGGTTCACGCAAGGTCTGTGCTTCCTGCCAGTGTTTCTGGTCGTCTGGTCTTCCTCCACCTTCATCATTTCCTATCTGATCGCGATTTTCAGGGGCGACGTCGATTTAATCTTCCCATACATCAG tgACACAGGTGCAAAACCCCCGGAGAGCTGCATTTTTGGCCTGATGACATTCATCTCTGCCTGTGCAG GAATATCCACCATTTACGCCCGGTACAAGTTTGTGGAGAAGCTGGGTGAGCAAACAGGGGCAAAGAGGACGTGTCTCAATAGATGTGCTCTGGTGGGGGGGATGCTCTCCTGTCTTAGCATGTGTATTGTGGCCACCTTTCAG GAAACAGCCGTGACAGTAGTCCATGACATAGGAGCTCTGCTGTTCTTCATCTCCGGCGTTGTGTACATAATCCTCCAGTCAGTCATTTCCTATCAGACCTATCCGTTCGGATCCTCCTCCAGCCTGTATCGAGTGCGTTCGGGCATCGCCTTGCTGGCTGCGCTGGCGTTTTTCCCCG CTGTCATCTGTGCATCTTTTGTGAAGCAGAGCACGCTGATCCGAGACCGAGACGCAGAG GATTATCCTTTCTATCTGGCCAgcgctgtgtgtgagtgggtcgTCGCCTTCagcttcatcctcttcttcctcacgtACATCGACGATTTCAAA gtttttactttaaatgtgaaaacagaGCTGGAGGAGTCGTCGTGA